In a genomic window of Holophagales bacterium:
- a CDS encoding DUF3427 domain-containing protein: MPDSLRDGVYEDLLTRRLRRAVAALRLRGVSERPVSDDEAPQLLARAVGGEIQRVLAEIRGEEAGPERVALCNDLLERLFAKTTSALEEGALEQALESPARLLEAVYSTPAAPARPATPLGRTSLLTGARRDPRFGAELIAEIPTADRVDAIVAFVTWRGWQQLRETLETFAAARRSFRLLTTVYMGASDPAALEALARLPGVEVRISYDTRRTRLHAKAWLFHRETGLSTAYVGSANLSAAALGDGLEWTVKLSEKSDPDTIEKFRGEFETLWANAEFERLQPDDAPGQKRLREALGAASDRSETPKFFFDLRPHPFQEEILEDLRREREEHGRHRNLVVAATGTGKTIVAAFDYRRFAEAAGGRPRLLFVAHRDEILEQARFAFRNVLRDGSFGERLGGGNEPASIDHLFASVPSFNSRGLLARHGPDHWDYVVVDEIHRGAADSYQPILDNLRPRVLLGLTATPERTDGRDILHWFGGRPAAEIRLWDALDKRLLAPFDYFGIADGTDLTAVGWSRKGYDVDGLTNLYTSNDLRVRTILNEFGEKHGDPRTARALGFCVSVAHADFMARKFNEAGIPALSVHAGVPDEVRVSAPARLVSREVNVLFTCDLYNEGVDLPDVDTLLLLRPTESALLFQQQLGRGLRLAPGKSSVLVLDFIGQHRREFRFEERLWVLTGLTRRRLLEDVERGFPLLPPGCSLRLDKVSRSLVLENLRSALATNVAGLRADLLRCPDGAETTLRQFLDESRRPVDDVYAKAVGGWTALRRRAGFLAEPAPTGEALLNARMERLLHVSDRLRQETWQRLWKAASDDGRPFSTDDDRLLAMLAGLLWDYDSRPRSRTAILEALAANAELAREFGQLAEIVAATRPHGSSIRPEPSWPLLLHHAYTSDEILAGTGDSTLEAPRKLAGKGVYFLRNQNADLFFVTINKSEKLFSSSTRYADYAVSPTEFHWQSQSTTPEDSPTGRRYREGPAHGHRAFLFVRENRDTDLGTTAPFVFLGPARYVRHHGSRPMSITWRLDHAIPPRYVDPFSSFRAA, from the coding sequence GCGGGGAGATCCAGCGGGTCTTGGCGGAGATCCGGGGCGAGGAGGCCGGCCCTGAGAGGGTCGCTCTCTGCAACGATCTCCTCGAGCGGCTCTTCGCGAAGACCACCTCGGCTCTCGAGGAGGGTGCGCTCGAGCAGGCGCTCGAGTCCCCCGCCCGTCTCCTCGAGGCCGTCTATTCCACGCCCGCCGCCCCGGCCCGGCCCGCCACGCCCCTCGGGCGGACGAGCCTCCTCACGGGAGCCCGGCGGGACCCCCGGTTCGGGGCCGAGCTCATCGCCGAGATCCCGACGGCCGACCGTGTCGACGCGATCGTTGCCTTCGTCACCTGGCGCGGGTGGCAGCAGCTGCGCGAGACGCTCGAGACCTTCGCCGCCGCCCGCCGCTCCTTCCGGCTCCTGACGACGGTCTACATGGGCGCCTCCGACCCGGCGGCGCTGGAGGCGCTCGCTCGCCTCCCCGGCGTCGAGGTGAGGATCTCGTACGACACGCGACGCACGCGCCTCCACGCCAAGGCGTGGCTTTTTCACCGCGAGACGGGCCTGAGCACGGCCTACGTCGGCTCTGCCAACCTCTCCGCCGCGGCCCTCGGCGACGGCCTCGAGTGGACGGTCAAGCTCTCCGAGAAGAGCGACCCGGACACGATCGAGAAGTTCCGAGGGGAGTTCGAGACTCTCTGGGCGAACGCCGAGTTCGAGCGGCTGCAACCGGACGACGCACCCGGGCAGAAGAGGCTCCGGGAGGCCCTCGGCGCCGCCTCGGATCGCAGCGAGACTCCAAAGTTCTTTTTCGACCTGCGTCCGCACCCCTTCCAGGAGGAGATCCTCGAAGACCTCCGACGCGAGCGGGAAGAGCACGGCCGCCATCGCAACCTCGTCGTCGCCGCGACCGGGACCGGCAAGACCATCGTCGCCGCGTTCGACTACCGGCGCTTCGCCGAGGCCGCCGGCGGACGGCCCCGCCTTCTCTTCGTGGCGCACCGGGACGAGATCCTCGAACAGGCCCGCTTCGCCTTCCGCAACGTTCTGCGCGACGGGTCCTTCGGCGAGCGCCTCGGCGGGGGGAACGAGCCGGCCTCCATCGACCACCTCTTCGCCAGCGTCCCGTCGTTCAACTCCCGGGGCCTCCTCGCGCGCCACGGCCCCGACCACTGGGACTACGTCGTCGTCGACGAGATCCACCGCGGCGCGGCCGACAGCTACCAGCCCATCCTGGACAACCTCCGGCCCCGGGTCCTTCTCGGCCTCACGGCCACCCCGGAGCGGACCGACGGACGAGACATCCTCCACTGGTTCGGGGGCCGCCCCGCCGCCGAGATCCGGCTCTGGGACGCCCTCGACAAGCGCCTCCTCGCGCCGTTCGACTACTTCGGCATCGCCGACGGGACCGACCTGACCGCCGTCGGCTGGTCCCGCAAGGGATACGACGTCGACGGCCTGACGAACCTCTACACGAGCAACGACCTGCGCGTCCGGACCATCCTCAACGAGTTCGGCGAGAAGCACGGCGATCCGCGCACGGCCCGGGCCCTCGGGTTCTGCGTCAGCGTGGCCCACGCCGACTTCATGGCCCGCAAGTTCAACGAGGCGGGTATCCCGGCGCTGTCCGTCCACGCCGGCGTTCCGGACGAGGTGCGCGTCTCGGCCCCGGCCCGCCTCGTGAGCCGCGAGGTCAACGTCCTCTTCACTTGCGACCTCTACAACGAGGGCGTCGACCTCCCCGACGTGGACACGCTCCTCCTCCTGCGCCCGACGGAGAGCGCGCTCCTCTTCCAGCAGCAGCTCGGCCGCGGCCTGCGCCTCGCGCCGGGGAAGTCGTCCGTCCTCGTCCTCGACTTCATCGGCCAGCACCGGCGGGAGTTCCGATTCGAGGAACGGCTCTGGGTCCTTACTGGCCTGACACGCCGCCGCCTCCTCGAGGATGTCGAGCGAGGCTTCCCGCTCCTTCCACCCGGTTGCAGCCTCCGCCTCGACAAGGTGTCACGGTCGCTCGTCCTCGAGAACCTCCGGAGCGCGCTCGCGACGAACGTCGCGGGCCTCAGAGCCGACCTCCTCCGCTGCCCCGACGGTGCGGAGACGACTCTCCGTCAGTTCCTCGACGAGTCCCGCCGCCCCGTGGACGACGTCTACGCGAAGGCGGTCGGGGGCTGGACGGCCCTGCGCCGGAGGGCGGGCTTTCTCGCGGAACCGGCCCCGACCGGCGAGGCTCTCCTCAACGCCCGCATGGAACGCCTCCTCCACGTCTCCGACCGCCTCCGTCAGGAGACCTGGCAGCGCCTCTGGAAAGCCGCGTCCGACGACGGCCGGCCATTCTCCACGGACGACGACCGGCTCCTCGCGATGCTCGCGGGTCTACTCTGGGACTACGACTCGCGCCCGCGTTCTCGCACGGCAATCCTCGAAGCGCTGGCCGCGAATGCCGAGCTCGCGCGCGAATTCGGGCAGCTCGCCGAGATCGTCGCCGCCACCCGGCCCCACGGCTCGTCGATCCGGCCCGAGCCATCCTGGCCGCTCCTCCTCCACCACGCCTATACGAGCGACGAGATCCTCGCCGGCACGGGCGACTCGACTCTCGAAGCGCCCCGCAAGCTGGCCGGCAAGGGCGTGTACTTCCTCCGCAACCAGAACGCGGACCTCTTCTTCGTGACGATCAACAAGTCCGAGAAGCTCTTCTCGTCCTCGACCCGCTACGCCGACTACGCCGTCAGCCCCACCGAGTTCCACTGGCAGTCGCAGAGCACCACACCCGAGGACTCCCCCACCGGCAGGCGGTACCGCGAGGGCCCCGCGCACGGCCACCGGGCCTTCCTCTTCGTCCGCGAGAATCGCGACACCGACCTCGGGACGACCGCCCCGTTCGTCTTCCTCGGCCCCGCACGGTACGTGCGCCATCACGGCTCCCGGCCGATGAGCATCACCTGGCGGCTCGACCACGCCATCCCGCCGCGCTACGTCGACCCCTTCTCGTCGTTCCGGGCGGCTTAG